A stretch of the Musa acuminata AAA Group cultivar baxijiao chromosome BXJ2-7, Cavendish_Baxijiao_AAA, whole genome shotgun sequence genome encodes the following:
- the LOC135617609 gene encoding protein TIFY 10a-like, whose amino-acid sequence MEKGGERLVGRSHFSLTCRLLSQYLKKNGSFGDLGLLLAPRPIDHQAKGNFWVPNTICFKPGNEVSGMDHHHADKSTDKNASNSLELMVSQHSISLNSSAIPRTEESTKPSDAKEIGKDQLTIFYGGQILVFDNFPADKAKDLLLMASKESIADPAADCTSNEPAVALQSSLPEPGQANSSDMPIARRNSLNRFLGKRKDRMGQAPYQVPGGSAGPAAAKPAENQPWLSLGPKPESSSQSSR is encoded by the exons ATGGAGAAAGGAGGAGAGAGGTTAGTGGGAAGATCCCACTTCTCACTCACATGCAGACTCTTGAGCCAGTACTTGAAGAAGAATGGCAGCTTTGGTGACCTTGGTCTTCTGCTGGCTCCAAGACCAATTGACCACCAAGCTAAAG GGAATTTTTGGGTACCCAACACCATCTGCTTCAAACCAGGAAATGAAGTCTCAGGAATGGATCATCACCATGCTGACAAAAGTACAGATAAAAATGCTTCAAATTCTCTGGAGCTGATGGTTTCCCAGCACTCCATTAGCCTTAACTCTTCTGCCATTCCGAGAACAGAGGAATCTACCAAACCTTCGGATGCTAA GGAGATTGGGAAGGACCAGTTGACGATCTTCTACGGCGGACAGATTCTGGTGTTCGACAATTTCCCCGCAGACAAGGCCAAAGATCTGCTGCTCATGGCGAGCAAAGAGAGCATTGCAGATCCTGCAGCTGACTGCACCTCGAATGAACCGGCGGTGGCGCTGCAGAGTAGTCTGCCAGAGCCCGGCCAGGCTAATTCTTCCG ACATGCCCATAGCGAGGAGGAACTCCCTCAACCGATTCCTTGGGAAGAGGAAGGACCG GATGGGCCAAGCACCATATCAAGTCCCTGGTGGATCAGCAGGGCCGGCGGCGGCAAAGCCAGCGGAGAACCAGCCATGGCTCAGCTTGGGTCCTAAACCAGAAAGCAGTTCTCAGAGTAGCAGATAG